AGTTGTGTGCTGGAGAACTTACGGCATCGATCTCATTGAGAGCCTTCCACTGCTCGTATGGCACATTAAGAGCCTCGGCTGTCTGAATGGTGCGCCTGAGCTGGCTCGTCCAAACCTTCAGGTCATTTAATTTCTGCTCCTCCATAAACTTAGAAAGAGCACCTGCAAACTACAGAGGAGGACAGGTTGTTATCCGGGAGAGTTTGAACGAAGTAAATACATTTGAGATTTAGTAGTCCTTGGCTAGAACACACTGTTTCGGAGGATACAAATGCGGTCCTTGGCATCTATTGGAGCCTTTTTTAAAACACGTCGGTTTTATATAGGTCTTTTAAATGGCCAGGCAAGGAGCTTTAAAAAGTGCTTCCCACCCTCACAGGTCAAACTGATTGCTTAATGAGATTTTTTTCTTAGAGCTTTGTACCTTTCGTCCACGGGTAGACAGGCCGGAGTCTCCACCGAGACGGCCCTGTTGGTTGTGCTGGCTCTCGCCATGGCGACACAGATAGATAGAACGAGGTTGCACATGGATGTTCATCAGGTAGTAGACAATCCGACTCTGGATATGGTCCTGAATCCGATTGACAAGGAACCTGCGACCAACGTCAATCACTTTGATGAAGGACAAATTCCTGTGGGAACAAAAAAATGGGTTAATCTGAGATATGTTTTAAGTATGgaaatgtgtgtgcgtgcgtgcgggTTTCTGTACCTGTCATATTGGTCTTGGTCAAGAGGCTGGTAGTTTAATCTGTAACACTCAATCCTTTTCTTAAAGTCCTCCATGGCATCGGTTTTGTTGCAGTCTTGGTAGTCAGGGCATGACACCTTTACTTCCTGTTTATAGATTAATACAATTTTTAgctgaaatatttattttatttatagtagccaacttataaaatatCAATGAAGAACTgccataaaatgtaaaattcacCCTTACCAAAATATTGCAGGCGATTACATTTGGGTCATCACAAACTGACTCGATGAAGAAGACCTGCAATAGAGGCACATCTGTATAAGCAAATCTTCATCACTGCGGTCTTCATACAGTAGGTACTGATCAACTAGATAATAAGACTGACCTTAAAGCCATTTTCAGCTGCAAAATCCAGGATCATATCCCGTCGGTCTCTGGTCGTGTTTGTTGCATCGAAGACCTGTGAAAAGAGGAGGCGATTACGATCTGCACTTCTTCGCTTGGCTTGACTCTCCTGCATATGTTTGAATGTTTATAGCAGATACTTACAGCCACTTCACCTTCCTCCTCAGTAAGGTAAATCTTAACATCTCTCAGGGCGGCCAGAGCGCACTGCCTGAGGACAAACAAAATGATTACTATGTAAATAACCATAACATTTACTTCTACACCTTGCAAATCGATTATTATATAACTGGGTTCAGCAACTTACTGTCTTATTTTGAAGGCATCCTCATTGTCTGATTTGAAAAAATCAAAGGAGCTGTAATGCTTCACTGCCTCACGTCGGTACTCGCCAACATTAAAGACTGGAAACACACGAATACAACAATTGAGAATTTGCCTTCCGGTAAAAGACTAATACCAGCAGAGCTACcaaaatgaaatataataaagaaaaaaaatggttcCATCCCAGTATAATGTGCTGAATTAACTAGTCAGACTCCACCAAAAGTGCAAACACTGCTGCTCTGTGGTGTTTTGTTTGTTTCCGACCAACCAGACACAGCAATATTGGTTCAACCCATGGCATGAGTTTAAGGCGAGACTATTTGTGGTGGCACTAGTGGTGCACTAATTAATAGTGAtgcactttaattttaaaaattcaaatattttttggtaAAATCTGTACAATTATATTTTCATACCTTTTGTGGGAATACCAATCCAGTTAAGGTAACGTGTGAGTTTCCTGGATATATAGGTTTTTCCTCGAGCAGGAAGCCCAACCATCACAATGACTGTTGGGGGGTTCGCCAGGTGGGGGCTTCCAACTGCTGATATGCAAAGAGAAAA
The Paramisgurnus dabryanus chromosome 1, PD_genome_1.1, whole genome shotgun sequence genome window above contains:
- the pfkfb3 gene encoding 6-phosphofructo-2-kinase/fructose-2,6-bisphosphatase 3 isoform X3, with translation MPRELTQNRIQKIWIPSKDDKPSIPRKAVGSPHLANPPTVIVMVGLPARGKTYISRKLTRYLNWIGIPTKVFNVGEYRREAVKHYSSFDFFKSDNEDAFKIRQQCALAALRDVKIYLTEEEGEVAVFDATNTTRDRRDMILDFAAENGFKVFFIESVCDDPNVIACNILEVKVSCPDYQDCNKTDAMEDFKKRIECYRLNYQPLDQDQYDRNLSFIKVIDVGRRFLVNRIQDHIQSRIVYYLMNIHVQPRSIYLCRHGESQHNQQGRLGGDSGLSTRGRKFAGALSKFMEEQKLNDLKVWTSQLRRTIQTAEALNVPYEQWKALNEIDAGVCEEMTYEQVKERFPEEFALRDQDKYYYRYPSGESYQDLVQRVEPVIMELERQENVLVICHQAVMRCLLAYFLDKSADEMPYLKCPLHSVLKLTPVAYGCKVESISLDVEAVNTHRERPEEVKRGPSTLIRRNSVTPLTSPEPNKKPRIESLDEVFRELSPVPLTLCSTSHNTLTLSTQNLKKFPIECHETPQLCL
- the pfkfb3 gene encoding 6-phosphofructo-2-kinase/fructose-2,6-bisphosphatase 3 isoform X2, translated to MPRELTQNRIQKIWIPSKDDKPSIPRKVGSPHLANPPTVIVMVGLPARGKTYISRKLTRYLNWIGIPTKVFNVGEYRREAVKHYSSFDFFKSDNEDAFKIRQQCALAALRDVKIYLTEEEGEVAVFDATNTTRDRRDMILDFAAENGFKVFFIESVCDDPNVIACNILEVKVSCPDYQDCNKTDAMEDFKKRIECYRLNYQPLDQDQYDRNLSFIKVIDVGRRFLVNRIQDHIQSRIVYYLMNIHVQPRSIYLCRHGESQHNQQGRLGGDSGLSTRGRKFAGALSKFMEEQKLNDLKVWTSQLRRTIQTAEALNVPYEQWKALNEIDAGVCEEMTYEQVKERFPEEFALRDQDKYYYRYPSGESYQDLVQRVEPVIMELERQENVLVICHQAVMRCLLAYFLDKSADEMPYLKCPLHSVLKLTPVAYGCKVESISLDVEAVNTHRERPEEVKRGPSTLIRRNSVTPLTSPEPNKKPRIESLDEVFRELSPVPLTLCSTSHNTLTLSTQHWLSEACLRTFLHYLQAVSVLFFQRT
- the pfkfb3 gene encoding 6-phosphofructo-2-kinase/fructose-2,6-bisphosphatase 3 isoform X1, with translation MPRELTQNRIQKIWIPSKDDKPSIPRKAVGSPHLANPPTVIVMVGLPARGKTYISRKLTRYLNWIGIPTKVFNVGEYRREAVKHYSSFDFFKSDNEDAFKIRQQCALAALRDVKIYLTEEEGEVAVFDATNTTRDRRDMILDFAAENGFKVFFIESVCDDPNVIACNILEVKVSCPDYQDCNKTDAMEDFKKRIECYRLNYQPLDQDQYDRNLSFIKVIDVGRRFLVNRIQDHIQSRIVYYLMNIHVQPRSIYLCRHGESQHNQQGRLGGDSGLSTRGRKFAGALSKFMEEQKLNDLKVWTSQLRRTIQTAEALNVPYEQWKALNEIDAGVCEEMTYEQVKERFPEEFALRDQDKYYYRYPSGESYQDLVQRVEPVIMELERQENVLVICHQAVMRCLLAYFLDKSADEMPYLKCPLHSVLKLTPVAYGCKVESISLDVEAVNTHRERPEEVKRGPSTLIRRNSVTPLTSPEPNKKPRIESLDEVFRELSPVPLTLCSTSHNTLTLSTQHWLSEACLRTFLHYLQAVSVLFFQRT
- the pfkfb3 gene encoding 6-phosphofructo-2-kinase/fructose-2,6-bisphosphatase 3 isoform X4, whose protein sequence is MPRELTQNRIQKIWIPSKDDKPSIPRKAVGSPHLANPPTVIVMVGLPARGKTYISRKLTRYLNWIGIPTKVFNVGEYRREAVKHYSSFDFFKSDNEDAFKIRQQCALAALRDVKIYLTEEEGEVAVFDATNTTRDRRDMILDFAAENGFKVFFIESVCDDPNVIACNILEVKVSCPDYQDCNKTDAMEDFKKRIECYRLNYQPLDQDQYDRNLSFIKVIDVGRRFLVNRIQDHIQSRIVYYLMNIHVQPRSIYLCRHGESQHNQQGRLGGDSGLSTRGRKFAGALSKFMEEQKLNDLKVWTSQLRRTIQTAEALNVPYEQWKALNEIDAGVCEEMTYEQVKERFPEEFALRDQDKYYYRYPSGESYQDLVQRVEPVIMELERQENVLVICHQAVMRCLLAYFLDKSADEMPYLKCPLHSVLKLTPVAYGCKVESISLDVEAVNTHRERPEEVKRGPSTLIRRNSVTPLTSPEPNKKPRIESLDEVFRELSPVPLTLCSTSHNTLTLSTQHWLSEACLT